From a single Paramisgurnus dabryanus chromosome 17, PD_genome_1.1, whole genome shotgun sequence genomic region:
- the pax1a gene encoding paired box protein Pax-1a, which produces MEQTYGEVNQLGGVFVNGRPLPNAIRLRIVELAQLGIRPCDISRQLRVSHGCVSKILARYNETGSILPGAIGGSKPRVTTPNVVKNIRDYKQGDPGIFAWEIRDRLLADGVCDKYNVPSVSSISRILRNKIGNLSQPNQYENGKQTSPQSSLPYNPIYPYSYPNAMSPSGTKMSNTPGVPVTGGHVSISRGWPSAHTVSNILGFRAFMDPTAIASAEGYAPKMEDWGSVNRATFPSAHGVNGIDKSAIDADIKYPQPSSTLSSYVPACAYSPSNQYGVYSGPAGSYVSPGHHWQAQGTSLSHPSGGVTMHPSDIHSSMAFKHAVRDGDRKPISPLSKQQHEALSSIHGLSLPTSSS; this is translated from the exons ATGG AGCAAACCTACGGTGAGGTGAACCAACTGGGGGGAGTTTTTGTCAATGGACGTCCTTTGCCAAATGCAATAAGATTACGAATCGTGGAGTTAGCCCAGCTCGGGATAAGACCCTGTGACATTAGCAGACAGCTCCGGGTCTCCCATGGTTGTGTGAGTAAAATCCTTGCGAGATACAACGAAACTGGATCCATTTTGCCCGGCGCAATCGGTGGTAGCAAACCCCGAGTTACGACGCCGAATGTGGTCAAAAACATACGGGATTACAAACAAGGAGACCCTGGAATTTTTGCTTGGGAGATCCGGGACCGTCTTCTCGCGGATGGAGTATGTGACAAATACAACGTGCCATCGGTTAGCTCCATCAGCCGGATTTTAAGGAACAAGATTGGTAACCTCTCCCAGCCTAACCAATATGAAAATGGCAAGCAAACCTCTCCGCAATCCAGTCTTCCTTATAACCCTATATACCCCTATTCTTACCCCAATGCAATGTCTCCTTCCGGGACCAAAATGAGCAATACGCCCGGTGTTCCTGTCACGGGTGGGCATGTAAGCATTTCCCGTGGTTGGCCTTCCGCGCACACTGTCAGCAATATATTGGGTTTTCGGGCTTTCATGGATCCTACAG CTATTGCTAGCGCTGAAGGGTACGCACCAAAAATGGAGGACTGGGGAAGCGTCAATAGAGCAACATTTCCTTCTGCACATGGAGTCAATGGAATAGACAAATCAGCTATTGATGCAGATATTAAATACCCTCAG cCTTCATCGACTTTGTCCAGTTATGTCCCAGCGTGCGCGTACTCTCCCTCCAACCAGTATGGTGTATATAGCGGCCCGGCTGGCAGTTATGTGAGTCCCGGGCATCACTGGCAGGCCCAGGGCACGAGCCTTTCTCACCCGAGCGGTGGCGTGACGATGCACCCGAGTGACATCCATTCTTCTATGGCGTTCAAACATGCAGTGCGAGATG GAGACAGAAAGCCCATCAGTCCCCTAAGCAAGCAGCAGCACGAGGCCCTGAGCAGCATACACGGACTCAGTCTTCCTACCTCATCCTCATAA